One Alligator mississippiensis isolate rAllMis1 chromosome 1, rAllMis1, whole genome shotgun sequence genomic window carries:
- the LOC102570895 gene encoding olfactory receptor 52D1, with the protein MYIVALLGNSLLIFIIVKERSLHEPMYVFLCMLAVADLLLSSSSVPKTLSIFWSISKEISFEGCLTQLFVIHFVFVVESGILAAMAFDRYVAICNPLRYMAILTRSVIGIIGAAALVRSFCLIFPAIPILKQLPYCGHNVMPHTYCEHMGVARLACADITFNIRCGITIVFLSAGLDTIFIGVSYVLILRTIAHLPSKEAHMKALNTCGSHIFVIFMFYTPAYFSFLTHRFGHHVPKHLLILLANLYVIIPPTLNPIVYGVKTKQIRECVIQMFVKVRAQ; encoded by the coding sequence ATGTACATCGTGGCCCTGCTGGGAAACTCTCTGCTGATATTCATCATCGTCAAGGAGCGAAGCCTCCACGAGCCCATGTACGTGTTTCTGTGCATGCTGGCAGTTGCTGATTTGCTGTTATCTTCCAGCAGCGTGCCAAAAACTCTGAGCATCTTCTGGTCCATCTCCAAGGAGATCTCTTTCGAGGGCTGCCTCACCCAGTTGTTCGTTATACATTTTGTTTTCGTGGTCGAGTCAGGCATCCTGGCAGCCATGGCGTTCGATCGCTACGTCGCCATCTGCAACCCCCTGAGATACATGGCAATACTGACTCGCTCGGTCATCGGGATAATAGGGGCAGCTGCCCTTGTTCGAAGCTTCTGTTTGATATTCCCAGCCATTCCCATCTTGAAGCAGCTTCCGTATTGTGGCCACAACGTCATGCCTCATACCTACTGCGAGCACATGGGAGTGGCCCGGCTCGCCTGTGCTGATATAACATTCAATATTAGGTGTGGCATCACAATTGTCTTCCTCTCAGCAGGATTAGACACCATCTTCATTGGGGTCTCCTATGTGCTGATCCTCCGGACTATCGCACATCTCCCCTCCAAGGAAGCCCATATGAAGGCGCTAAACACCTGCGGCTCTCATATTTTTGTGATATTCATGTTTTACACCCCTGCCTACTTCTCCTTTCTGACCCACCGGTTCGGTCACCATGTCCCAAAGCACCTTCTCATCTTACTGGCCAACCTTTATGTCATCATTCCCCCCACATTAAACCCCATTGTCTATGGGGTGAAAACAAAGCAGATTCGGGAATGTGTGATCCAGATGTTCGTAAAGGTGCGGGCACAATAG
- the LOC132250351 gene encoding olfactory receptor 52B2-like, protein MMAHPGVSTANDNTSSPAFFTLVGIPGLEDAHIWISIPFCLMYIVALLGNSLLIFTIITERSLHEPMYVFLCMLAVADLLLSSSSVPKTLSIFWSLSKQISFEGCLTQLFILHFVSVVESGILVAMAFDRYVAICNPLRYTVILTRSVTGKMGAAAVARGFCFIFPVISLLKRLPYCGHNVMPHTYCEHMGVARLACADIRVNIWLGIVVIFLSAGLDTIFIVVSYALILRTIARLPSRGAHMKVLNTCGSHICVIFMFYTPAYFSFLTHRFGHHVPRYLLILLANLYVIIPPMLNPIVYGMKTKEIQARVVQMFPHVRAQH, encoded by the coding sequence ATGATGGCACATCCTGGTGTGTCTACTGCCAACGATAacacctccagccctgccttcttCACCCTGGTCGGCATCCCGGGCTTGGAGGATGCTCACATCTGGATCTCCATCCCCTTCTGCTTGATGTACATCGTGGCCCTGCTGGGAAACTCTCTGCTGATATTCACCATCATCACAGAGCGAAGCCTCCACGAGCCCATGTACGTGTTTCTGTGCATGCTGGCAGTTGCTGATTTGCTGTTATCTTCCAGCAGCGTGCCAAAAACTCTGAGCATCTTCTGGTCCCTCTCCAAGCAGATCTCTTTCGAGGGCTGCCTCACCCAGCTGTTCATTCTACATTTTGTTTCCGTGGTCGAGTCAGGCATCCTGGTAGCCATGGCGTTCGATCGCTACGTCGCCATCTGCAACCCCCTGAGATACACGGTGATCCTGACTCGCTCGGTCACGGGGAAAATGGGGGCAGCTGCCGTCGCTCGAGGCTTCTGTTTCATCTTCCCGGTCATCTCCCTCTTGAAGCGGCTGCCGTACTGTGGGCACAACGTCATGCCTCACACCTACTGTGAGCACATGGGAGTGGCCCGGTTGGCCTGTGCTGACATCAGGGTCAATATTTGGCTTGGCATCGTAGTGATCTTCCTCTCAGCAGGACTTGATACCATCTTCATTGTGGTTTCCTATGCCCTCATCCTCCGGACTATCGCACGTCTCCCATCCAGGGGTGCCCATATGAAGGTGTTGAACACCTGTGGCTCTCACATCTGTGTGATATTCATGTTTTACACCCCTGCCTACTTCTCCTTCCTGACCCACCGGTTCGGTCACCACGTCCCGAGGTATCTTCTCATCTTATTGGCCAACCTCTACGTTATCATCCCCCCCATGCTAAACCCCATCGTCTATGGGATGAAAACGAAGGAGATTCAGGCACGCGTGGTCCAGATGTTCCCCCACGTGCGGGCACAACACTAG
- the LOC132249179 gene encoding olfactory receptor 52B2-like, translated as MLAANDSTSSPAFFTLVGIPGLEDAHIWISIPFCLMYIVALLGNSLLIFTIITERSLHEPMYVFLSMLAAADLLLSTTTVPKTLSIFWSISKQISFHACLAQMFCIYFVFMAESAILLAMAFDRYVAICNPLRYTVILTRSVIGKIGAAALGRSFCIMFPVIFLLKRLPYCGHNVMPHTYCEHIGVAQLACADITVNIWYGVAAAFLSAGVDAIFIAFSYVRILRTLMHLPSRGAHTKALNTCGSHICVILMFYTPAFFSFLTHRFGHHVPKHLLILLANLYVIVPPMLNPIVYGVKTKQIRGHVAQILLQMWARC; from the coding sequence ATGTTAGCTGCCAACGATagcacctccagccctgccttcttCACCCTGGTCGGCATCCCGGGCTTGGAGGATGCTCACATCTGGATCTCCATCCCCTTCTGCTTGATGTACATCGTGGCCCTGCTGGGAAACTCTCTGCTGATATTCACCATCATCACAGAGCGAAGCCTCCACGAGCCCATGTACGTGTTTCTCTCCATGTTGGCTGCGGCTGATCTGCTGTTGTCCACCACCACCGTGCCCAAGACTCTGAGCATCTTCTGGTCCATCTCCAAGCAGATCTCTTTTCACGCCTGCCTCGCCCAGATGTTCTGCATCTATTTTGTTTTCATGGCGGAGTCGGCCATCCTGCTGGCCATGGCGTTCGATCGCTATGTCGCCATCTGCAACCCCCTGAGATACACGGTGATCCTGACTCGCTCGGTCATCGGGAAAATAGGGGCAGCAGCTCTCGGTAGGAGCTTCTGTATCATGTTCCCTGTCATCTTCCTCCTGAAGCGGCTGCCATACTGTGGGCACAACGTCATGCCTCACACCTACTGCGAGCACATCGGAgtggcccagctggcctgtgctgATATCACAGTCAATATCTGGTATGGTGTGGCAGCGGCGTTTCTCTCGGCGGGAGTAGATGCCATCTTCATTGCTTTCTCCTACGTCAGGATCCTCCGGACACTCATGCATCTCCCGTCCAGAGGTGCCCATACGAAGGCGCTGAACACCTGCGGCTCTCACATCTGTGTGATACTCATGTTTTACACCCCCGCCTTCTTCTCCTTCCTGACCCACCGGTTCGGTCACCACGTCCCAAAGCACCTTCTCATCTTACTGGCCAACCTCTATGTCATCGTCCCCCCCATGTTGAACCCCATCGTCTATGGGGTGAAAACCAAGCAGATTCGAGGGCACGTGGCCCAGATACTCCTCCAGATGTGGGCACGATGCTGA